From the uncultured Methanobrevibacter sp. genome, one window contains:
- a CDS encoding zinc ribbon domain-containing protein yields MGFCNSCGRPIVKEDYGTNKDGSLNDEFCIDCYQNGEYTEPDITLNEMIVRKTLEMMEKNPRLPETQATGITAMFIPGLKRWNPEFQDDYKDFKDL; encoded by the coding sequence ATGGGATTTTGTAATTCATGCGGCAGACCAATTGTAAAAGAAGATTACGGTACTAATAAAGACGGAAGCTTAAATGATGAATTTTGCATTGACTGCTATCAAAATGGTGAATATACTGAGCCGGATATAACTCTAAATGAAATGATTGTTAGAAAAACATTGGAAATGATGGAAAAAAATCCAAGATTGCCTGAAACTCAAGCTACAGGTATTACAGCAATGTTTATCCCTGGATTAAAAAGATGGAATCCTGAGTTTCAAGATGATTATAAAGATTTTAAAGATCTTTAA
- a CDS encoding phosphoserine phosphatase has translation MKVGKGIVKKYSREYNRTLKNGERKKYTTEQIQITVPKHEDIYQNKEEVLIIPQGEIENFKSIEEENKALKIANYLHVEEVKELEQQLEENINPSTLGFQNEIESLKAEIDQKNDDLAEMENKFKSLRQDNINDLKHENNLIRDKHSKLIIENENLKTKFVNIKTENENLKTKYTSIKEENKNLKTKCSTLKEEHISIKESYNQVSSKYDQLKQENLNTKTSYAEMYELNEDLEKDYDSLRLEYNELVDKYNALEEELYNIKNTRSRDEYIANKVKEFMLKGRS, from the coding sequence ATGAAAGTTGGTAAAGGTATTGTAAAAAAATATTCCAGGGAATATAATAGAACATTAAAAAACGGTGAGAGGAAAAAATACACAACAGAACAAATCCAAATCACTGTGCCAAAACATGAAGACATTTACCAAAACAAAGAAGAAGTGTTAATTATTCCTCAAGGAGAAATTGAAAACTTTAAAAGCATAGAGGAAGAAAATAAAGCATTAAAAATAGCAAATTATTTGCATGTTGAGGAAGTGAAAGAATTGGAACAGCAACTTGAAGAAAACATTAATCCCTCCACTTTAGGATTTCAAAATGAAATTGAAAGTTTAAAAGCCGAAATTGATCAAAAAAATGATGATTTGGCTGAAATGGAAAATAAATTTAAATCCTTGCGTCAAGATAATATCAATGACTTGAAACATGAAAATAATTTAATCAGGGACAAACATTCCAAACTGATTATTGAAAATGAAAACCTTAAAACCAAATTCGTTAATATTAAAACCGAAAACGAAAACCTCAAAACCAAATACACCAGCATTAAGGAAGAAAATAAAAACCTCAAAACCAAATGTTCCACTTTAAAAGAAGAACACATCTCAATAAAAGAAAGCTATAATCAAGTTAGTTCAAAATATGATCAGTTAAAACAGGAAAATCTCAATACTAAAACCAGTTATGCTGAAATGTATGAACTTAATGAAGATTTAGAAAAAGATTACGACTCACTTCGTCTGGAATACAATGAACTTGTTGACAAATACAATGCTTTAGAAGAAGAATTATACAATATCAAAAATACCCGCAGTCGTGACGAGTATATAGCCAATAAAGTTAAAGAATTTATGTTAAAAGGAAGAAGTTAA
- a CDS encoding flavodoxin family protein, with product MKIFGICASPRNNTTAYVLKTALSQLEQEGFECEMFTCQAKSIKPCMHCDYCLENKKCIIEDDMLEVYNNLQEADGIILATPVQSGGISSNLSAIMDRTRALEAIDYNLLRGKIGMSIAVGGDRTGGQDFAHLKNVTYFMIHGIIPVSGGPFGSNLGASFWSNDSIEDIKQDSYGMESLNRTLYEFKNFLNKYI from the coding sequence ATGAAAATTTTTGGTATTTGCGCTAGCCCTAGAAATAATACGACTGCATATGTTTTAAAAACTGCTTTAAGTCAGCTTGAACAAGAAGGTTTTGAGTGTGAAATGTTTACCTGTCAGGCTAAAAGCATTAAACCATGCATGCATTGCGATTATTGCTTAGAGAATAAGAAATGTATCATTGAGGATGACATGCTTGAAGTTTACAATAATCTTCAGGAAGCTGATGGTATTATTTTAGCCACTCCAGTTCAAAGTGGAGGCATAAGCAGTAATTTATCAGCGATAATGGATAGGACAAGGGCATTGGAAGCCATTGATTATAATCTGCTTCGCGGAAAAATTGGAATGAGCATTGCAGTTGGAGGGGACAGGACAGGCGGTCAGGATTTCGCCCATCTGAAAAATGTAACATATTTCATGATTCATGGAATTATCCCCGTAAGCGGCGGACCTTTTGGTTCTAATTTAGGCGCATCATTCTGGTCAAATGATTCCATTGAGGATATTAAACAAGACAGTTATGGAATGGAGTCTTTGAACAGGACTTTATATGAATTTAAAAATTTTCTAAATAAATATATTTAA
- a CDS encoding flippase, which translates to MANKLVRGSLIIFIGNIIFRIGGYLYRFLMATLLGPANNGILGTTMSVQGIFQTLASGGLPPAISKYIAEYEAVEDHNMARQTIYTALKIMVFLGLVLGFLMIFVIAPLLANNFMGKPEVQVPLQIIGLITPFSVVLGAFRGAFQGVYKMEYIVYTRAIEQLAMILFATAFVLIGFSVIGALWGTVIGYALAALSSVVIFKFYMPKYIPKPTGDFKFPFREELKLAGMLVKFSIPVIITAIAEMLIYNICTLIMGRFLSLESIGFFTAADPIARLPLMISISVATTILPASSEAFKLKDISALQKYVGESYKLSLLFVVPMCIGLALFSVPILRLLYFQIPAYAAGAPALAILSVGMTFYSIFAISTSIIQGIGNPRIPMYILIFGSIVTAVLCWIFAPILGIAGGAAATTIACFLMMIPCIYFVFKLTKTKPPTKSVVKILSATAIMGIVGLLIPKNTILLFPGIIICMIVYFFALILVRFFTKEDIETLRGYSSKLGPLSKFVNKLLSFVEKIEFRNK; encoded by the coding sequence ATGGCAAATAAGTTAGTAAGGGGCAGTTTGATAATTTTCATTGGAAATATAATTTTCCGTATTGGTGGTTATCTGTATCGTTTTTTAATGGCTACATTATTAGGGCCGGCTAACAATGGTATTTTAGGAACCACTATGTCCGTTCAGGGAATTTTTCAAACTTTAGCTTCTGGAGGTCTTCCTCCTGCAATATCAAAATATATTGCGGAATATGAGGCTGTAGAAGACCATAACATGGCCAGGCAGACTATTTATACGGCATTAAAGATTATGGTTTTCCTGGGTTTGGTTTTAGGATTCTTAATGATTTTTGTTATTGCTCCGCTTTTGGCTAATAATTTCATGGGTAAGCCTGAAGTTCAAGTTCCGCTGCAAATCATTGGTTTGATTACTCCGTTCAGTGTTGTTTTGGGTGCATTCAGAGGTGCATTTCAGGGAGTATACAAGATGGAATATATTGTTTATACTCGTGCAATTGAACAGTTGGCAATGATTTTATTTGCAACCGCATTTGTTTTAATTGGATTTTCAGTTATTGGAGCTCTATGGGGTACCGTTATTGGTTATGCCCTTGCAGCGCTTTCTTCAGTTGTAATATTCAAATTTTATATGCCGAAATATATTCCTAAGCCTACCGGTGATTTTAAATTCCCATTTCGCGAAGAGCTTAAATTGGCTGGAATGCTTGTAAAATTCTCTATTCCAGTTATCATTACAGCTATTGCTGAAATGCTTATTTATAATATTTGTACTCTTATTATGGGAAGATTTTTATCATTGGAAAGCATCGGATTTTTCACAGCGGCCGATCCTATTGCAAGATTGCCTTTGATGATTTCTATTTCTGTGGCAACTACAATCCTGCCTGCTTCTTCTGAGGCATTTAAACTTAAGGATATATCTGCACTTCAAAAATATGTCGGTGAATCTTATAAGCTTTCATTATTGTTTGTAGTTCCAATGTGTATAGGTCTTGCTTTATTTTCCGTACCGATTTTAAGATTGCTTTACTTTCAAATTCCCGCTTATGCAGCCGGGGCTCCTGCTTTGGCAATACTGTCTGTTGGTATGACATTTTATTCCATATTTGCAATATCAACCAGTATTATTCAAGGTATCGGAAACCCTAGAATTCCTATGTATATTTTAATATTCGGTTCCATTGTTACTGCTGTTCTCTGCTGGATATTCGCTCCAATTTTAGGAATTGCAGGAGGTGCGGCCGCAACAACTATTGCATGCTTCCTGATGATGATTCCATGCATTTACTTTGTATTTAAACTCACTAAAACAAAGCCGCCGACAAAATCTGTTGTTAAAATATTGTCTGCTACTGCAATCATGGGAATTGTTGGACTTTTGATTCCTAAAAATACAATATTGCTATTCCCTGGAATAATAATATGTATGATTGTTTATTTCTTTGCATTGATTCTTGTTAGATTTTTCACAAAAGAAGATATCGAAACTTTAAGAGGCTATTCTTCTAAATTAGGACCTCTATCCAAATTTGTAAATAAATTATTAAGCTTTGTTGAAAAAATTGAATTTAGAAATAAATAA
- a CDS encoding TOBE domain-containing protein, with protein MADVSAGVEYKINVDGNSFLLDSKKYQLLESILDTGSLTDAAKYVNVSYRTALNYIEKIESTLNVKIVSTTKGGKGGGGGTTLTEEGYSILKECKKINAIMELHKDVNEIEAVIVDIDDTKGVMTIKMEEFQINAPLNRNYEIGDKILALISYDNIFLMLEPQTSSIRNILKGQIVEMRLKGEIIRVKVDVGGVELCCDITVSAEKELNLNIGKEVFIGFKAMSVATLKL; from the coding sequence ATGGCTGATGTTAGTGCAGGTGTTGAGTATAAAATCAATGTAGACGGGAATTCCTTTTTACTTGATAGTAAAAAATATCAACTGTTGGAATCCATTTTGGATACAGGTTCTTTAACAGATGCGGCAAAATATGTAAATGTTTCATACAGGACTGCATTGAATTACATTGAAAAAATCGAGTCAACACTTAATGTTAAAATTGTTAGTACCACAAAAGGTGGAAAAGGCGGGGGTGGAGGCACTACCCTTACTGAAGAAGGATATTCAATATTAAAAGAATGTAAAAAGATTAATGCAATTATGGAACTCCACAAGGATGTCAATGAAATTGAAGCAGTTATTGTTGACATTGATGATACGAAAGGTGTAATGACTATTAAAATGGAAGAATTCCAAATTAATGCTCCATTAAATAGGAATTATGAAATTGGAGATAAAATATTAGCTTTGATTAGCTATGATAATATATTTTTAATGTTGGAACCTCAAACTTCAAGCATCCGTAATATTCTCAAAGGTCAAATCGTTGAAATGAGACTTAAGGGCGAGATTATTCGTGTTAAAGTCGATGTCGGCGGTGTGGAGCTATGCTGTGATATTACAGTTTCTGCTGAAAAAGAATTGAATTTAAATATTGGAAAAGAGGTTTTTATTGGATTTAAAGCTATGTCAGTAGCTACTTTAAAATTATAA
- a CDS encoding 4Fe-4S binding protein gives MLQILVDEDKCIACGKCEEICPKAAKIWKVTNVAHILDLRYCHVCTLCAMECPTNCIKIIRPGQEG, from the coding sequence ATGTTGCAAATTTTAGTTGATGAAGATAAATGTATTGCTTGTGGTAAGTGTGAAGAGATTTGTCCAAAAGCTGCTAAAATTTGGAAAGTTACTAACGTTGCACATATATTGGACTTAAGATATTGTCATGTTTGTACTCTATGTGCAATGGAATGCCCTACAAACTGTATTAAAATTATACGTCCTGGTCAAGAAGGGTAA
- the hisB gene encoding imidazoleglycerol-phosphate dehydratase HisB produces the protein MTRISNVSRKTSETDINIKMNLDGSGKYNISTGVNFFNHMLESFSKHSMIDLDVQATGDIEIDDHHTIEDVGILLGQAFSEAIGDKKGIKRMAHAIVPMDESVATVAIDISGRSYCNMNLKFKNEKIGDMTSGIVIHFFESFASSAKINIYGTVEGVNDHHKAEAIFKAFAKSLKEAVKVEHDQIPSTKGVL, from the coding sequence ATGACTAGAATTTCGAATGTTTCAAGAAAAACTTCAGAAACTGACATTAACATTAAAATGAATTTGGACGGCAGCGGTAAATATAATATTTCTACTGGCGTGAACTTTTTTAATCACATGCTGGAGTCATTTTCAAAACATAGCATGATTGATTTGGATGTTCAGGCTACCGGAGATATTGAAATCGATGACCACCACACTATCGAAGACGTTGGAATATTGTTGGGTCAGGCTTTCAGTGAAGCTATCGGAGATAAGAAAGGAATCAAAAGAATGGCACATGCTATTGTTCCTATGGATGAATCCGTAGCTACTGTTGCTATTGATATAAGCGGACGCAGCTATTGCAATATGAATCTCAAATTCAAAAATGAAAAAATTGGTGATATGACCTCAGGTATAGTAATTCACTTTTTTGAGTCATTTGCATCAAGTGCTAAAATTAATATTTACGGTACTGTTGAAGGTGTAAATGATCATCACAAAGCTGAAGCTATCTTTAAAGCATTTGCAAAGTCTTTAAAAGAAGCAGTTAAAGTGGAACATGACCAGATTCCATCTACAAAAGGAGTATTATAG
- a CDS encoding collagen binding domain-containing protein — translation MKINKILMLCILLIMMISAVNAADNAVKNNTEIIGDSSYELASTSHNGDDFYITSPENYTRDENALNPNSIENYEENPYDNKYYLFRGDCWITNNNFESSASVTSETPRDLIVTGTFRTENDIVGLYWNSKDPIQHPYISYGNRSNYTDVTLEFDYEMSRCMDFSNNRINIIIAANTGETYFLKMNRFIENRHVIIDFNNLTLLPGNSYLDRTGQSVIVDKETKLDVSNLKYIMLSLLPENFVENNSQYRITENENFTCKIFNITVVNGEIHNEQLPLPSHQYRLCEGYDDIYNLNPMRISKEMRKLGYVEWVDLYVGASYFYEKSGIAGDVITDMGFNHNRTEKMVLNKNVPLNAAFRAWLDCYSRELKKNGVENLIISLSMENLQCPQSWRQMDISGNFAMTGWSPSTFIYSPCHEDVIPYMQHVSECCLDIIVSNGFKPILQMGEAWWWWNENQWPNQPPCFYDNSTKAKYLAEHGTAIPEYDNAWNREYDKAVMHWLNQQLVQYSDALREVVKGDRYSNGSYMALFFPPSVTDSDRVPPMIRDVNYLVDAYSPSKLDILEIEDYDWVIYENPHHKEAYAIGQELGFSEDRLHYFGGFVQNPKDADKYWKLINKSMDDALENKFKEVFVWAGLQVRRDNKIIGHDEDEILSSLTPPAVTSPDYVSVDEKFTISIQVNNWVKGIFNVYDYNNDEKGILLASDTITNGKSSVRLSSKITGLNKFYLDFDTSGGEYHLIEGVYVIENSQNITADVPTEVETGSNVNITFKAPNSQFNSLSISIDENLPDYYKIENGEFTAAISDLPTGYHEISLKYNEGKLEGEAYSNTFTVNVGSKTVIETTNMTTTYNSNEKLVVTLKDIKGNAVKGKEIKIELNGTNHTLTTDADGKATLTIDLIPGNYTAEILFYGDEGYLSSSKNVGIIINQMDSQIIAPSISTTYNVAKNLAVTLKDVKGNVLAEQNVIVRLNSEIYNKTTDANGQVKLSINLPAKQYSVKITFAGSNIYKSSAKTTKVTVKKATPKLTASSKTFKAKSKTKKVTVTFKSNKNKVIKNSIIKLTVNKKTYKARTNSKGIAAFNVKLTKKGKYSAVFKYAGNSNYNTISKKIRITIK, via the coding sequence TTGAAAATTAATAAAATTTTAATGCTTTGCATTCTGCTAATAATGATGATTAGCGCTGTAAATGCAGCTGACAATGCAGTTAAAAATAACACTGAAATCATTGGCGATTCTTCTTATGAATTGGCCAGTACCTCCCATAATGGAGATGATTTTTATATAACTTCACCTGAAAACTATACAAGAGATGAAAACGCATTGAATCCAAACAGCATTGAAAATTATGAGGAAAACCCTTATGACAACAAATACTATCTTTTCCGTGGTGACTGCTGGATTACAAACAACAATTTTGAATCAAGTGCATCTGTCACTAGCGAAACACCCCGTGATTTGATCGTTACCGGAACTTTCCGTACCGAAAACGACATTGTCGGATTATACTGGAATTCAAAAGACCCCATACAGCATCCCTATATCAGCTACGGAAATCGAAGCAATTATACTGACGTGACACTGGAATTTGATTATGAGATGAGCAGATGTATGGATTTTTCAAACAACAGAATAAACATTATTATTGCGGCCAATACCGGTGAAACATATTTCCTCAAAATGAACCGTTTTATTGAAAACCGTCATGTCATCATCGATTTCAATAATTTAACATTGCTGCCTGGAAATTCATATCTGGACAGGACCGGACAAAGCGTGATTGTTGATAAAGAAACAAAACTGGATGTAAGTAACCTGAAATATATCATGCTTTCATTGCTACCTGAAAATTTTGTTGAAAACAACTCCCAATATAGAATTACTGAAAATGAAAATTTTACCTGTAAAATATTTAACATAACTGTCGTCAATGGAGAAATCCATAACGAACAATTGCCATTGCCTTCTCATCAGTACAGACTTTGTGAAGGATATGACGACATTTATAATCTTAATCCGATGAGAATTAGCAAAGAAATGAGAAAATTAGGCTATGTTGAGTGGGTTGACCTATACGTTGGCGCCTCATATTTCTATGAAAAAAGCGGCATTGCCGGAGATGTGATTACCGATATGGGTTTCAACCACAACAGAACTGAAAAAATGGTTTTGAATAAAAATGTACCATTAAACGCTGCATTTAGAGCCTGGTTGGATTGTTATTCACGTGAACTTAAAAAGAATGGTGTTGAAAACCTCATCATTAGTCTTTCCATGGAGAATTTACAATGCCCTCAAAGCTGGAGGCAAATGGATATCAGCGGCAATTTTGCCATGACCGGATGGAGCCCGTCAACATTCATATACAGCCCATGCCATGAGGATGTAATTCCATATATGCAGCACGTGAGTGAATGCTGTCTGGACATTATTGTAAGTAATGGATTTAAACCTATTCTGCAGATGGGTGAAGCCTGGTGGTGGTGGAATGAAAATCAATGGCCAAACCAGCCCCCATGCTTCTATGACAATTCAACAAAAGCAAAATACCTGGCTGAACACGGCACTGCCATACCTGAATATGATAATGCATGGAACCGTGAATATGACAAAGCAGTCATGCACTGGCTGAATCAGCAGCTGGTACAATACAGTGATGCCCTTCGTGAAGTCGTCAAGGGGGACAGGTACAGTAACGGGTCATATATGGCACTCTTCTTCCCGCCAAGTGTTACTGATAGCGATAGAGTTCCTCCAATGATAAGAGATGTAAATTACCTTGTTGATGCATATTCACCTTCCAAACTTGACATTCTTGAAATTGAGGATTACGATTGGGTCATATATGAAAATCCGCATCACAAAGAAGCATATGCAATTGGTCAGGAGTTGGGATTCAGTGAAGACAGACTGCATTACTTCGGAGGATTTGTCCAAAATCCTAAAGATGCAGACAAATACTGGAAACTAATAAATAAATCAATGGACGATGCACTAGAAAATAAATTCAAAGAGGTTTTTGTCTGGGCAGGACTGCAGGTTCGCAGAGACAATAAAATTATCGGCCATGATGAGGATGAAATATTAAGTAGTTTAACACCACCAGCTGTAACTTCACCGGATTATGTGAGCGTTGATGAAAAATTCACAATTTCAATACAGGTAAATAACTGGGTCAAAGGTATTTTCAATGTATATGACTATAACAATGATGAAAAAGGAATATTATTGGCTTCAGATACAATAACAAATGGAAAATCATCAGTTCGCCTTTCAAGCAAAATCACAGGTTTAAATAAATTTTATTTGGATTTCGACACTTCCGGCGGAGAATATCACCTGATTGAAGGAGTTTATGTAATTGAAAACTCACAAAATATAACCGCCGACGTTCCAACTGAAGTTGAAACAGGGTCTAATGTAAATATTACCTTCAAAGCTCCTAACAGTCAATTTAACTCCTTATCCATTTCAATAGATGAAAACCTGCCTGATTACTATAAAATAGAAAACGGTGAATTCACAGCAGCGATTTCAGACCTCCCAACAGGTTATCATGAAATTTCACTGAAATACAATGAGGGGAAACTGGAAGGAGAGGCATATTCCAATACATTTACAGTTAATGTAGGTTCAAAAACAGTCATTGAAACAACTAACATGACTACCACTTATAATTCAAATGAAAAATTAGTCGTCACTTTAAAAGACATAAAAGGTAATGCAGTAAAAGGAAAGGAGATTAAAATTGAATTGAACGGAACAAATCATACTCTAACTACCGATGCTGACGGAAAAGCCACATTAACAATTGACTTGATTCCAGGCAATTATACTGCAGAAATACTATTTTACGGAGATGAGGGTTATTTATCTTCATCCAAAAATGTCGGAATTATCATTAATCAGATGGACTCACAAATAATAGCTCCCAGCATTAGCACCACATATAACGTAGCCAAAAATCTTGCCGTTACACTTAAAGACGTTAAAGGTAATGTTTTAGCAGAACAAAACGTTATTGTTAGGTTAAACAGTGAAATCTACAATAAAACTACAGATGCAAACGGACAGGTTAAACTATCTATAAATCTGCCTGCCAAACAATATTCTGTAAAAATAACATTTGCAGGAAGCAACATCTATAAATCATCAGCAAAAACCACCAAAGTAACAGTTAAAAAGGCAACTCCAAAGCTTACTGCATCTTCCAAAACATTTAAGGCTAAATCAAAAACCAAAAAGGTAACTGTGACATTCAAGAGCAACAAAAACAAAGTCATTAAAAACAGCATTATCAAATTGACAGTAAACAAAAAGACATACAAAGCCCGAACCAATTCAAAAGGAATTGCCGCTTTTAATGTTAAGTTAACCAAAAAAGGAAAATACAGTGCAGTTTTCAAATATGCTGGAAATTCAAACTACAACACAATAAGTAAAAAAATTAGAATAACAATAAAATAA